The Prevotella sp. E9-3 genome has a window encoding:
- a CDS encoding S-adenosylmethionine:tRNA ribosyltransferase-isomerase: MDTKHIRISDYNYPLPDERIAKFPLAQRDHSKLLIYKKGVVSEDTFCNLPGYLPKGALMVFNNTKVIQARMHFRKESAKDGQLGALIEIFLLEPAEPNDYELMFQSYSHCAWYCLVGNLKKWKSEPLQRTITVKDVPVTIKASRGEVHGTSHRIDFDWDNERVSFAEIIDAIGELPIPPYLNRETQESDKTTYQTVYSKIKGSVAAPTAGLHFTPEVLARLDEQGVDREELTLHVGAGTFKPVKSEEIEGHEMHTEYIAVRRQTLEKLLQHNCQAIAVGTTSVRTLESLYYMGCKVLHNPDIKEDQLHVRQWEPYGEFQPNTSGVSLKHSESFIASPQESIKALLDWLDRNHLPTLHSSTQIIIAPGYDYKIVKMLVTNFHQPQSTLLLLVSAFVHGDWHKIYDYALAHDFRFLSYGDSSLLIP, encoded by the coding sequence ATGGATACAAAACATATACGCATTAGTGATTATAATTATCCTTTGCCTGATGAGCGCATAGCCAAGTTCCCTTTGGCTCAGCGCGATCATTCGAAGCTCCTTATATATAAGAAAGGTGTAGTGAGTGAGGATACGTTCTGTAACCTTCCGGGATATTTGCCTAAAGGTGCTTTAATGGTTTTTAATAATACTAAAGTGATTCAGGCTCGTATGCATTTCCGTAAGGAAAGTGCGAAAGATGGTCAGTTGGGTGCTCTTATAGAGATTTTTCTCTTGGAACCAGCAGAACCAAACGACTATGAACTAATGTTCCAATCGTATAGTCATTGTGCCTGGTATTGTTTGGTGGGTAATTTGAAAAAATGGAAAAGTGAGCCTCTTCAACGCACTATTACTGTCAAAGATGTACCAGTAACCATCAAGGCATCTCGCGGAGAGGTACATGGAACGAGCCATCGTATCGATTTCGATTGGGATAATGAAAGAGTGTCATTTGCTGAGATAATTGATGCTATTGGTGAACTTCCTATTCCTCCCTATTTGAATCGTGAGACACAAGAAAGTGACAAAACAACTTATCAAACAGTTTATTCAAAGATTAAAGGTAGTGTTGCAGCACCTACTGCTGGCCTGCATTTTACTCCAGAGGTGTTGGCTCGTTTGGATGAACAGGGCGTTGATAGAGAAGAATTAACGTTGCATGTTGGGGCCGGTACTTTCAAACCCGTCAAAAGTGAAGAAATAGAGGGACACGAGATGCATACTGAATATATTGCAGTACGCCGCCAAACGCTTGAAAAACTATTGCAGCATAATTGTCAGGCAATTGCTGTCGGAACGACCAGCGTTCGAACTTTGGAAAGTCTCTATTATATGGGTTGTAAAGTGCTTCACAATCCTGATATCAAAGAAGATCAACTTCATGTTCGTCAATGGGAACCTTATGGAGAGTTTCAGCCAAACACTTCAGGCGTTTCTTTGAAACACTCGGAGAGTTTTATAGCTTCTCCACAAGAAAGTATTAAGGCTTTGCTTGACTGGCTTGATCGCAATCATTTACCAACACTTCATAGCAGTACGCAGATTATTATTGCTCCAGGCTATGATTATAAAATCGTTAAGATGCTGGTCACTAATTTCCATCAGCCTCAGAGTACTTTACTTTTACTGGTTAGTGCATTCGTTCATGGCGATTGGCATAAAATTTATGACTATGCTTTGGCACATGATTTCCGATTCCTGAGCTATGGAGACAGTTCGTTGTTAATTCCATAA
- a CDS encoding phosphatase PAP2 family protein, giving the protein MDWASLIEFDKQLLLMLNGSDSLFLDGLVKTLTTAATWIPLYLALFYVVLKNNDTVQKILLIVVCAAFCVLLAGSVDDLLVKPLVARWRPTHDPEIGVLVDVVNGYRGGNFGFFSAHASNTFSIAVFFSLLIRNRIFSLFLIGWSLINCWTRLYLGVHYPGDILIGLLWGGTVGTFVWYVHQKIRKRWAFPRHYVSEQYTSTGYMVSDIDVVICVLVFTLFYAILRACYFLYV; this is encoded by the coding sequence ATGGATTGGGCTTCATTAATTGAATTTGACAAACAGTTGCTACTGATGCTAAATGGTAGCGACTCGTTGTTCTTGGATGGACTTGTTAAGACGCTTACTACTGCCGCAACTTGGATTCCTCTTTATTTGGCTCTTTTCTATGTCGTGTTAAAGAATAATGACACAGTACAGAAAATTCTGTTGATTGTTGTATGTGCAGCATTTTGCGTGTTATTGGCAGGCTCAGTCGATGATTTGCTGGTGAAACCATTGGTAGCCCGATGGCGTCCTACACACGATCCGGAGATAGGTGTTCTTGTTGATGTTGTTAATGGATATAGGGGCGGAAACTTCGGTTTTTTCTCTGCTCATGCCAGCAACACCTTCAGTATTGCAGTTTTCTTTTCTTTGCTTATCAGAAACCGGATATTCTCTTTGTTTCTCATTGGATGGTCGCTCATAAACTGCTGGACGCGTTTGTATCTAGGTGTTCACTATCCTGGCGATATTCTGATAGGTTTACTATGGGGAGGTACCGTTGGAACTTTTGTATGGTATGTCCATCAAAAAATAAGAAAACGCTGGGCCTTTCCTCGTCATTATGTTTCTGAACAGTACACTTCAACAGGTTATATGGTTAGCGATATTGATGTGGTAATATGTGTGCTTGTATTCACACTATTTTATGCCATTCTGAGAGCCTGCTATTTTCTTTATGTGTAA
- a CDS encoding tetratricopeptide repeat protein — MKKWFFIILSFLGISTMAQAVTKEEADSAYVEGNYKKAISLYNSLLSEGISYELYYNLGNAYYRLDDMTHAVLNYERALQLAPGDSDVRFNLQMARSKTIDKIVPESEMFFVTWYRSLVNMESVDGWGVMALIMLGLAVVLALLYLFANALWLRKIGFFGAVFAIFLFFVGNLLAWQQKHNLASQKGAIIMESAVNVKSTPANNGTDLFILHEGTKVTIIDDTMRDWKEVRVADGKQGWIEVKQIEII; from the coding sequence ATGAAAAAGTGGTTTTTTATCATACTTTCATTCTTAGGTATCAGTACAATGGCTCAGGCCGTAACAAAGGAGGAGGCCGATAGTGCCTATGTCGAGGGAAATTATAAAAAGGCTATTTCTCTATATAATTCACTACTGTCTGAAGGTATCAGTTATGAACTGTATTACAATCTCGGTAATGCATATTATCGTCTTGACGATATGACTCATGCTGTTTTAAACTATGAGCGAGCCTTACAGCTTGCTCCTGGCGATTCGGATGTTCGATTTAACTTACAAATGGCTCGTTCGAAGACTATTGACAAGATTGTTCCTGAGTCGGAAATGTTTTTTGTGACTTGGTATCGTTCGCTTGTCAATATGGAGAGTGTTGACGGATGGGGAGTTATGGCCTTGATTATGTTAGGTTTGGCAGTTGTTTTAGCACTCCTATACCTTTTTGCTAATGCATTATGGTTACGAAAGATTGGCTTCTTTGGAGCCGTTTTTGCCATTTTCCTGTTTTTTGTTGGCAATCTTTTGGCTTGGCAACAAAAACATAATCTGGCTTCTCAGAAGGGGGCTATCATTATGGAATCTGCTGTTAATGTTAAAAGTACGCCAGCCAACAATGGTACTGATTTGTTCATTCTTCACGAAGGAACAAAAGTGACGATTATCGACGATACAATGCGTGACTGGAAAGAGGTACGTGTAGCCGACGGTAAGCAGGGGTGGATTGAGGTTAAGCAGATTGAGATTATTTAA